The following coding sequences are from one Ficedula albicollis isolate OC2 chromosome 14, FicAlb1.5, whole genome shotgun sequence window:
- the LOC101814238 gene encoding deoxyribonuclease-1-like 2, producing the protein MGIVTLELSLLAVALLCAATAMLRIGAFNIQAFGDTKMSNKEVAEIIINVLLRYDVVLVQEVRDSDLSAVTELMEQLNSASTSPYDYEISGPLGRENYKEMYLFIYRTDIVSVVDTYQYKDPQDVFSREPFILRVSAPSTSKWGNNWPWVVVWVKEFVLVPLHSAPHDAVAEIDALYDVYLAIINKWGTDNMMFLGDFNADCSYVQPSDWSSIRLRTSDVFKWLIPDSADTTVGKSDCAYDRIVVCGNKLKRSIVSNSAGIYNFQRAFQLDQEEALAVSDHYPVEVKLAA; encoded by the exons ATGGGGATTGTGACACTGGAATtgtccctgctggctgtggctctCCTGTGCGCAGCCACGGCCATGCTGCGCATCGGTGCCTTCAACATCCAGGCGTTCGGTGACACCAAGATGTCCAACAAGGAAGTGGCAGAGATCATCATCAAT GTGCTGCTCCGCTACGACGTGGTGCTAGTGCAGGAGGTGCGCGACTCCGACCTCAGCGCCGTCACCGAGCTCATGGAGCAGCTCAACAG tgcatCCACATCCCCATATGACTATGAGATCAGTGGCCCCCTGGGACGGGAGAACTACAAGGAGATGTACCTATTTATCTACAG GACAGACATTGTGTCTGTGGTGGACACCTACCAATATAAGGACCCCCAGGACGTCTTCAGCCGGGAGCCATTCATCCTGAGGGTCTCAGCACCCAGCACCAGTAAGTGGGGGAACAATTGGCCATGGGTTGTGGTatggg TGAAGGAGTTTGTGCTGGTGCCCCTGCACTCGGCCCCACACGATGCTGTTGCTGAGATTGATGCACTCTATGATGTCTACCTGGCCATCATCAACAAGTGGGGGACTGAT AACATGATGTTCCTGGGGGACTTCAACGCTGACTGTTCCTACGTCCAGCCAAGTGACTGGTCATCGATCCGCCTGCGCACCAGCGACGTCTTCAAGTGGCTGATCCCCGACAGCGCCGACACCACCGTGGGCAAGTCAGACTGTGCCTACGACAG GATCGTGGTGTGTGGCAACAAGCTGAAGAGAAGCATCGTGTCCAACTCAGCTGGTATCTACAACTTCCAGCGTGCTTTCCAGTTGGATCAGGAGGAG GCCCTGGCAGTCAGTGACCACTACCCAGTCGAGGTGAAGCTGGCAGcctga
- the ECI1 gene encoding enoyl-CoA delta isomerase 1, mitochondrial, with protein MPRPVQSGFGERTPHLWGLCCSRPYLSVSPGVLPLCCRPPAWGRAARPPPSPLQPPGLVPCRSFSNNKIQVELDESSGVAMMKFKSPPVNSLSLEFLTEFSISLEKLENNRACRGVIITSAVPKIFSSGLDITEMCGKSVEHYAEFWRAVQEMWLRLYGSNMVTVAAVNGSSPAGGCLCALSCDYRIMAENPKFSIGLNEAQLGIVAPFWFKDTFVNVVGYRIAERSLQLGSLHPAPEAHKLGLVDELVPEEKLMEKAAAVMAQWLALPDHARQLTKSMMRKAVLDRLVAHREEDIKNFVTFVSKESIQKSLRMYMEMLKKRKS; from the exons ATGCCCCGCCCTGTACAGAGCGGGTTTGGGGAGCGCACCCCACACTTGTGGGGGCTGTGCTGTTCCCGTCCTTATCTGtcggtgtccccaggtgtgctgcccctgtgctgccGTCCCCCGGCGTGGGGCAGGGCCGCCCGGCcgccccccagccccctgcagccccccggcCTCGTTCCTTGCCGTTCCTTCAGCAACAACAAGATCCAGGTGGAGCTGGACGAGAGCTCAG GTGTTGCCATGATGAAGTTCAAGAGTCCCCCAGTCAACAGCCTCAGCCTGGAGTTCCTCACAGAGTTTTCCATaagcctggagaagctggagaaCAACCGGGCCTGCCGGGGTGTGATCATCACCTCT GCTGTCCCCAAAATATTCTCATCTGGCCTGGACATCACGGAGATGTGTGGGAAGAGCGTGGAGCACTACGCCGAGTTCTGGAGAGCCGTGCAGGAGATGTGGCTGCGGCTCTACGGCTCCAACATGGTGACAGTGGCTGCAGTCAAC GggtccagcccagctgggggcTGCCTTTGTGCCCTGTCGTGTGACTACAGGATCATGGCAGAGAACCCCAAATTCAGCATCGGCCTGAACGAAGCCCAGCTGGGCATTGTGGCTCCCTTCTG GTTTAAGGACACGTTTGTGAATGTTGTGGGATACCGAATTGCTGAACGCTCCCTCCAGCTGGGCTCCCTCCACCCTGCACCTGAGGCCCACAAGTTGGGCCTCGTGGATGAGCTGGTGCCAGAGGAGAAGCTCATGGAGAAGGCTGCAGCTGTCATGGCACAGTGGCTGGCCCTTCCTG ACCACGCCCGCCAGCTCACCAAGAGCATGATGAGGAAGGCGGTGCTGGACCGCCTGGTAGCTCACCGGGAGGAGGACATCAAGAACTTCGTCACCTTCGTCTCCAAAGAGTCCATCCAGAAGTCCCTCCGCATGTACATGGAGATgctgaagaagaggaagagctgA
- the LOC101814429 gene encoding deoxyribonuclease-1-like isoform X2, protein MAASRLVLSLLVTALLLHVATTLKIGAFNIKAFGDTKMSNQTVANIIVSILSEYDIILVQEVRDADLSSVHDLMDQLNRAGEHPYSFLVSIPLGRTSYKEQYLFIYRSDMVSVLGSYYYDDGCEPCGNDTFSREPFIVKFSSPTTQVQEFVLVPLHSEPSHAAQEIDALYDVYTDVINKWGTNDIILLGDFNADCSYVSSSQWPSIRLRSLRACEWLIPDSADTTVADSTDCAYDRIVACGTALRQDIEPGSATVNNFEKKFHLQIKDALAVSDHFPVEVILKAH, encoded by the exons ATGGCAGCCTCGAGGCtggtgctgtcactgctggtcacagctctcctgctgcacGTGGCCACCACGCTGAAGATCGGCGCCTTCAACATCAAAGCGTTTGGGGACACCAAGATGTCCAACCAGACCGTGGCAAATATCATCGTCTCT ATCCTGTCGGAATACGACATCATTCTGGTGCAGGAGGTCCGGGATGCTGACCTGAGTTCTGTGCATGACCTCATGGACCAGCTCAACAG agctggggagcacCCATACAGCTTTTTGGTCAGCATCCCCCTGGGTCGGACCAGCTACAAGGAGCAGTACCTCTTCATCTACAG GTCAGACATGGTGTCTGTTCTGGGAAGCTACTACTATGATGATGGCTGTGAACCCTGTGGGAATGACACCTTCAGCAGGGAGCCCTTCATTGTGAAGTTCTCCTCACCCACCACAC AGGTACAGGAGTTCGTGTTGGTGCCTCTGCATTCCGAGCCCAGCCATGCAGCACAGGAGATCGATGCACTCTACGATGTCTACACTGATGTCATCAACAAGTGGGGGACTAAT gacaTAATCCTCCTGGGTGATTTCAATGCTGACTGCTCCTACgtgagcagctcccagtggcCGTCCATCCGCCTGCGCTCGCTCCGCGCCTGCGAGTGGCTCATCCCCGACAGCGCCGACACCACCGTGGCCGACAGCACCGACTGTGCCTACGACCG CATCGTCGCCTGCGGCACCGCCCTGCGCCAGGACATCGAACCCGGCTCCGCCACCGTCAACAACTTCGAGAAGAAATTCCACCTCCAGATCAAGGAT GCTTTGGCTGTCAGTGACCATTTCCCAGTGGAGGTGATCCTGAAAGCCCACtga
- the PTX4 gene encoding pentraxin-4: GVRRLEEQFLRLQEVTLNHLQSIASNYNISYNIDGRFQALAEQAEAADAARAALGAELARLATAGRRLHRRLKRLEGTRRRWRQHRRQEGLWLPADAGAGGAPGEDEDTPRDAAPGPQTTAPALPTVPQEQPPVPQQPGEGGYSPPAPLPTSPACRTGAVLLFPSTSAEHRAVLRLGPHRGLRAMSLCAWLATPAPRLGALLSYAHEDGHSELAVRGHGGDRPGSARFILGDGQFRELPVVPLLDGKWHHLCLTWSSGQGQYRFYVDRRLLAAGSRFQQGYEIPAGGSLVLGWEQDGPNMDLGTAEAFVGHLAGFALWRRALLPGEVARMATGRGLPRGPLLSLADASLQGGVRRVACPCLQRCL, translated from the exons ggggtgcggcGCCTGGAGGAGCAG TTTCTCCGGCTCCAGGAGGTGACACTGAACCATCTCCAGAGCATCGCCAGCAACTACAACATCTCCTACAACATCGATGGACGTTTCCAGGCTCTGGCGGAGCAGGCGGAGGCGGCCGACGCTGCCCGGGCCGCCCTGGGTGCCGAGCTGGCCCGCCTGGCCACCGCTGGCCGGCGGCTGCACCGCAGGCTGAAGAGGCTGGAGGGGACA CGGAGGCGGTGGCGGCAGCACCGGCGGCAGGAAGGGCTCTGGCTGCCGGCTGATGCCGGGGCTGGCGGAGCACCGGGGGAGGATGAGGACACCCCTCGCGATGCAGCACCAGGACCCCAGACCACGGCACCGGCGCTCCCCACGgtcccccaggagcagcccccggTCCCGCAGCAGCCCGGCGAGGGCGGGTACAGCCCCCCCGCCCCGCTGCCCACCTCCCCCGCCTGCCGCACCGGTGCCgtcctgctcttccccagcaCCTCCGCTGAGCACAGGGCCGTCCTGCGGCTGGGGCCACACCGGGGGCTGCGGGCGATGTCActctgtgcctggctggccACCCCAGCCCCTCGCCTCGGTGCTCTCCTCTCCTACGCTCACGAGGACGGGCACAGCGAGCTGGCCGTGCGTGGCCATGGTGGCGATCGCCCCGGCTCTGCACGTTTCATCCTGGGGGACGGGCAATTTCGGGAGCTCCCGGTGGTGCCGCTCCTGGATGGCAAATGGCACCACCTGTGCCTCACCTGGTCCTCCGGCCAGGGCCAGTACCGCTTCTACGTGgacaggaggctgctggctgccgGCTCCCGCTTCCAGCAGGGCTATGAAATTCCCGCTGGCGGCTcgctggtgctgggctgggagcaggacgGCCCCAACATGGACTTGGGCACTGCAGAAGCTTTTGTGGGTCACCTGGCTGGCTTCGCTCTCTGGAGACGGGCTCTCCTGCCCGGGGAGGTGGCCAGAATGGCGACCGGGCGGGGGCTGCCCCGTGGCCCCCTCCTCTCTCTGGCCGATGCCTCCCTGCAGGGCGGGGTGCGGAGGGTGGCGTGTCCCTGCCTCCAGCGCTGCCTTTGA
- the LOC101814429 gene encoding deoxyribonuclease-1-like isoform X1 → MAASRLVLSLLVTALLLHVATTLKIGAFNIKAFGDTKMSNQTVANIIVSILSEYDIILVQEVRDADLSSVHDLMDQLNRAGEHPYSFLVSIPLGRTSYKEQYLFIYRSDMVSVLGSYYYDDGCEPCGNDTFSREPFIVKFSSPTTPEVQEFVLVPLHSEPSHAAQEIDALYDVYTDVINKWGTNDIILLGDFNADCSYVSSSQWPSIRLRSLRACEWLIPDSADTTVADSTDCAYDRIVACGTALRQDIEPGSATVNNFEKKFHLQIKDALAVSDHFPVEVILKAH, encoded by the exons ATGGCAGCCTCGAGGCtggtgctgtcactgctggtcacagctctcctgctgcacGTGGCCACCACGCTGAAGATCGGCGCCTTCAACATCAAAGCGTTTGGGGACACCAAGATGTCCAACCAGACCGTGGCAAATATCATCGTCTCT ATCCTGTCGGAATACGACATCATTCTGGTGCAGGAGGTCCGGGATGCTGACCTGAGTTCTGTGCATGACCTCATGGACCAGCTCAACAG agctggggagcacCCATACAGCTTTTTGGTCAGCATCCCCCTGGGTCGGACCAGCTACAAGGAGCAGTACCTCTTCATCTACAG GTCAGACATGGTGTCTGTTCTGGGAAGCTACTACTATGATGATGGCTGTGAACCCTGTGGGAATGACACCTTCAGCAGGGAGCCCTTCATTGTGAAGTTCTCCTCACCCACCACAC CAGAGGTACAGGAGTTCGTGTTGGTGCCTCTGCATTCCGAGCCCAGCCATGCAGCACAGGAGATCGATGCACTCTACGATGTCTACACTGATGTCATCAACAAGTGGGGGACTAAT gacaTAATCCTCCTGGGTGATTTCAATGCTGACTGCTCCTACgtgagcagctcccagtggcCGTCCATCCGCCTGCGCTCGCTCCGCGCCTGCGAGTGGCTCATCCCCGACAGCGCCGACACCACCGTGGCCGACAGCACCGACTGTGCCTACGACCG CATCGTCGCCTGCGGCACCGCCCTGCGCCAGGACATCGAACCCGGCTCCGCCACCGTCAACAACTTCGAGAAGAAATTCCACCTCCAGATCAAGGAT GCTTTGGCTGTCAGTGACCATTTCCCAGTGGAGGTGATCCTGAAAGCCCACtga